AGAATCAATTCCAAATAGCGGTTGGTATAAGTAGCAAGATCAGTCCCAATAACCTTTAGATCCCATAACTCTGCCTCCATCTTCTTAACTTCATTATCGGGACAATAGTCAGCAGTCATACGGGTTTTGATGTCTTCCCAAGGGATGGCGTGAGCAGCTTCGAGACCCATAGGTCGAGCAACAGAATTCCACCAGGTCAAGGCTTTACCTTCCAGTGTGGAAGTAGCAAACTTTACCCAGTTAGCTTGAGCACAGTCACTAATACTAAACACTGACTCCATCTTCTCAATCCAATGGGTTAGACCCACTGGTCCTTCAGTGCCTTTGAATGGTAGTGGCTTACAAGCCATAAATTCCTTATAAGTGCAGTTTTGTCTAGTGTTCGAGCCTCCGGGCATATTAGCCATTGCAGCAGAGACACCTTCATTGATAAGTGCTTGAAGTTCATCAGGACTGTAAGTTCGTCTTCCAGACATTGTTCTTCAAACAATAAATACAGAGTTAACATCCTTAGATATGTATGCATATTGTCAAATAGTCGGGGTAATTTCTCCATTCGGAGGAGGTCATTGTAACTCGGTGAATGGCTAGGACTTTCGTCCTCAGAGTCGAAGAGAATGATGGGGTTAACTTTTGACATGTTATCTAAAAGAAAACGAGTAAATCTAGAGTAACAAGTAAGTAAGGCAACTTATAATTGTCTAGTTATAGATTAGGCTTATTAACGTATCATATaggcagacacactaatgcatcctaatttcctataaccagagctctgataccaactgtaataccccgtcaaaatgTGGCATTGACATGCTGTATAACCAGAGGTCAAAGTCTGATCGATGCAAGCTATATGCAACGTTTTTCAAAGTAATATTGGCATTTTATTCAAAAATCAAGCGTTACAATACTTAAAGAAAACCAACAAAGTACTTATTAAAACcaaatatatttaaaatgaaaaGACATAATGCCACTATCAAAGTTTAAACAAATCTTCATTCCAAATGCATGACCTCTATTGCCTTACTAGCTAGAGCGGACGCATTtcctaattacctgagaataaatatgtaaaaacgtcaacacaaaggttgagtgaatcataggtttaagtagtaTAGAGTGTAGagcatagaccacaagatttgtttgttTGCATGCTTTGCCGGCatctttaaaaatataaaaagattctataagtttgagcacccggtaactaagcCTTAACGTTTGTTTAGTACCCCTGTTTTTAAATACACTTAACCAATGTGTACTACCTCAAATAGTATACGCCCATTTTGTGCTAGCGCGACTAgaccggacggggatgtcaagccctatggatccatatacacctattcgcgcccaccagttcataaactggtagttactagttaccaaagctaagggattatcGGTTATAACTCAGCATAGAATGTAAGTTTAGCACTTGTGTCTACATTGTAAAACATTAAaagacatgtattctcaccccgaaaACAGTTAAAAAGTTGGGGCTATGACTCACCTTATGAGCGCAGTAAACAATATGATAGTAAATAGCATCGGTAGTCCAAAGTTGTCAACCTATCATCATTGGGTTTAAGTTAGTTGgatcatcatggtcatcatcatcatcattatagttatgtgtttgatatatatgttcatatatattaccGGTGTCCTTTCTAGAGTTTACACAGTTTAGATGTTGCATAACTCAAACGatcctcgttgctatcaagtaagtcaatggacagccagatgtaaccgggggccaggactcttgatccgactttaagtcgtgacattcgagatccacaaccatATCTCAAATTGGCAACCTATACACCATCCATGACCGTAAGTAGCAGCGAGTCTCGTGAAAGTCATACGTTATTTGTTTGTGATTTTTAATTCCACATATGTTCTAGTGAGTATAGGAATACATCACTTGTTTATTTCCGTTTCGTTAtagataatatattatattattcttTAATAATATTTAAGTCACATTATATTTTCTTATTtctttccaatatatatatatatatatatatatatatatatatatatatatatatatatatatatatatatatatacacacacacatacacatatacttCTAATTGTGTGGTACGTATATATGTATCTACATTTATACATGCGTGCACTCATGTATACATGTATATCTACATATACGCATCAACATAatcttccatatatatatatatatatatatatatatatatatatatatatatatatatatatatatatatatatatatatatatatatatatgtttcacatATACACAATATCATATCCATACTCAATCATATTCGTTATAATGTAAGTATTATCTTTAAAGTTTAATTCATAACTTATACTTAATAACATTAACTTCATAATATTATCATATTCATTACTATTAACTTCTCATTCTTATCACGATCACTTAATAATTCAATATTGTCTTCTAAATAATCTTCCAATTATTCATGATAATATTCATAGTGATACAATTctattaatacttataaaaatCTTAAACTTACATCTTAATATACATATACACTTTTGTTTTCCAATTCTTCTAAGTCTTTTTAACCATGCtcatattcataataatcattAGTTTATCATCTTCAGTGTTCTTAATCATAAACT
The window above is part of the Rutidosis leptorrhynchoides isolate AG116_Rl617_1_P2 chromosome 1, CSIRO_AGI_Rlap_v1, whole genome shotgun sequence genome. Proteins encoded here:
- the LOC139902627 gene encoding uncharacterized protein, with the protein product MSGRRTYSPDELQALINEGVSAAMANMPGGSNTRQNCTYKEFMACKPLPFKGTEGPVGLTHWIEKMESVFSISDCAQANWVKFATSTLEGKALTWWNSVARPMGLEAAHAIPWEDIKTRMTADYCPDNEVKKMEAELWDLKVIGTDLATYTNRYLELILLCPGMVPTERKKIDRYVKGLSENIQANVHASRPQTLQETINTANDLMDQFTQRNAAEVKSGDNKRKWTGNFNSQSSKKQEVSMKGYQGKSPYCSRCERHHEGRCAVTCGKCKKIGHLTKNCWSKTTGTVNPPATNNGVTD